The DNA segment GGAAGTGAAACGACCTAACGAACTTCTTACGTATAACTTGACAGCGGCTGCagacaatttgtataaaaaatctaaaaggaTAACGCCCAAGGTTATCCACCACAACGACCCTGACAAAATACGGACACGATTATCAGAAATATTCAACTGCATCGATTGTGGcaccataaacaaatataatctaTCCGAATATGTGAGAAATTCTATCAACTTTCAAGTGAccaaattactaaaatctatatCTAATGCAACCTTGTATTTAGATGCGTTAACTTGATATTGATACTAACACTAAAGGGTAATATACCATGACTTAAACTGGACCATTGGgactgtataattaatttatagaataagttgtgttttaataaattgtgaTGTGGTTTTTATGTCTGATTttagattgtaatttaaaattaaatattcaaaatatgtgTACAATTGTAgtgttttatttagtatttttactcATATTTTAGAATTGGTAGtgatacttacataataaagttttaaaaaatttaaaagtccatgaaacgaaatatttatatgatgtaaagcttatatataattcaaaacaaaCTTGAAATAAGCTTGAATCCCATTTTCCTGtcgttttatatatatatatacggtTGGATcagttagtttatattttaaacatggaTTTAAAATTAGGATTTTTACTTATgactatgtaaataataatctataaatataacatattggTATAGTCTTATGActaatataagatttattttgtttttaactaaataattgaattaagaATTTAGTAAGATTTCCgaacgattttttaaaattattggctGTTTAGTTAACGCAATAGTTTCGGCCAATCACCGTGTAGccacaacaaaaaacataagCGCGCCAATCGGAAGGCCAACTGGGAGCGTCGCTTCTTGTCACTCTTCCGGTCCGCCATTTTATTGCGGTTTAGAGGTTGTTTGCGGTGTGCAGGGATATTTTTCAAAgttatatgaattaaaattaaaatagatataagtGACGAACATTTAAGAGAATGGTGCCGGTAAGTGATTATTCGATATAATTCATAGTTATGCAAGAATAAAGAATCGAAATGTTATGTGACTTTTCCATCTCCGCAGCAAACCAAAGTGTTCGTCGGCAGCCTGCCGCAGGGCTCCAAACCTGACGAGCTCCGTAAGCTTTTCGAACGGTTTGGCGTCGTGACAGAATGTGATATCATGAACCGCTGCGGGTTCGTTCACATGCAAACCGAGGAGCAGGCAACGGCCGCCATCCGCGGCCTTAACAATACATCTTTCAACGGCGGCGTGATCTCAGTGGAGCGCGGCCGCATCAAGGAGCGCGGACAGCGCGGCGGCGGCCGAGGCGGGCGCGGAGGCATGCGTGGCGGCATGgaccggcgcggcggcgggcccATGCGGGGTGCGCCGGGGCCCGGCCGTGACGCGCCCTACATGCGGGACGCGCGGCCCATGGGACACATGCGGGGCCACATGGGCGGCGGCATGGGCGCACGTAACGGCATGCCGTACGAGCGCGGACCTGAGCGTCCCCCGCCGCCGGCCGCGTCCTATGACGACCGGTACGGAGGCTACGGCGGCGAGGACCGGCGCGGGTTCGCGCTGATGGACCGCGGCCCACGAGACCCGTATGCCGCACCTGCGCCCATGTACCCTGATGACAGGTAAATGGCAGACTATTATGATGTTTAATCGTAAAGTTTTGTATCCTGAAGGACATTGCGGGTGTATGTAAAAATACCATACATGTTAGTGTTATCTCACATCCTTAAGTATCTTGTTAAATTAACAGAATGATGACTCACAATATTATGTACTCACATTACTCATAAGTCAAATCTATTAGCAGTTTGTACATTCCAAGATATTCTTGGATGTTCTCTGGTTACATAAGATAGTCATGCATGAGAACTAGTTTTAtgtaatgttgagtaggacatacaagaggcggtacatttgtccgggacatgacgtcaaaatgtaagagtggctcaaaattatatattgtactacttcaaattttatgtcgcggcagtcgcgttacttattctccatctctggtaaactgtaggacgaagacaatgaggtagagaaccgcatgctacaaattgcaataggacgttattttacaatggacattacattacgGCGTTTCGAGTCGCAAGagagagggaaatattttgagggttaacattacaaaatactgtaagatacgcattgaaacgccgagcctcactacgcctcgcctcatttgaagtaggacgttgta comes from the Manduca sexta isolate Smith_Timp_Sample1 chromosome 13, JHU_Msex_v1.0, whole genome shotgun sequence genome and includes:
- the LOC115449675 gene encoding uncharacterized protein LOC115449675 — its product is MSFDRRACGSPAPHVTKRLFTIIVLLVGLICIFGGYLLGRMARKEVKRPNELLTYNLTAAADNLYKKSKRITPKVIHHNDPDKIRTRLSEIFNCIDCGTINKYNLSEYVRNSINFQVTKLLKSISNATLYLDALT
- the LOC115449332 gene encoding RNA-binding protein lark isoform X3 gives rise to the protein MVPQTKVFVGSLPQGSKPDELRKLFERFGVVTECDIMNRCGFVHMQTEEQATAAIRGLNNTSFNGGVISVERGRIKERGQRGGGRGGRGGMRGGMDRRGGGPMRGAPGPGRDAPYMRDARPMGHMRGHMGGGMGARNGMPYERGPERPPPPAASYDDRYGGYGGEDRRGFALMDRGPRDPYAAPAPMYPDDSRYSNHISVVEGSRRGYSAGMGEELAYDERRLYDERDVLERRSRGPVPHAPHAAHAPHAGYERAPPRPPPAPQPDMYSRREPMYAPQDNLRGPAGPAGYDRDPYAQQYPPMGRHGAA
- the LOC115449332 gene encoding TATA-binding protein-associated factor 2N isoform X1 — translated: MVPQTKVFVGSLPQGSKPDELRKLFERFGVVTECDIMNRCGFVHMQTEEQATAAIRGLNNTSFNGGVISVERGRIKERGQRGGGRGGRGGMRGGMDRRGGGPMRGAPGPGRDAPYMRDARPMGHMRGHMGGGMGARNGMPYERGPERPPPPAASYDDRYGGYGGEDRRGFALMDRGPRDPYAAPAPMYPDDRYSNHISVVEGSRRGYSAGMGEELAYDERRLYDERDVLERRSRGPVPHAPHAAHAPHAGYERAPPRPPPAPQPDMYSRREPMYAPQDNLRGPAGPAGYDRDPYAQQYPPMGRGGGAPRGRELAGGMGPRRY
- the LOC115449332 gene encoding TATA-binding protein-associated factor 2N isoform X2: MVPQTKVFVGSLPQGSKPDELRKLFERFGVVTECDIMNRCGFVHMQTEEQATAAIRGLNNTSFNGGVISVERGRIKERGQRGGGRGGRGGMRGGMDRRGGGPMRGAPGPGRDAPYMRDARPMGHMRGHMGGGMGARNGMPYERGPERPPPPAASYDDRYGGYGGEDRRGFALMDRGPRDPYAAPAPMYPDDSRYSNHISVVEGSRRGYSAGMGEELAYDERRLYDERDVLERRSRGPVPHAPHAAHAPHAGYERAPPRPPPAPQPDMYSRREPMYAPQDNLRGPAGPAGYDRDPYAQQYPPMGRYYGPS